GCTCCTTCATGGCGGCCTGGAGCTTGTCCAGGTGGGTGGAGCCGACGCCGTCGTTGATGTTGAGGCCGTTCGGTTCGGCGCCCAGGGTGTAGACGACCTCGGCGCCGGCCCGGGCGAAGGCCTCCGGGGCGACCCGGGCGGCGGCGCCGTGGGCGCCGTCGATGACGACCCGGACCCCGTCCAGCCGGTTGGGGAGGACGGCGACCAGGTGGGCGACGTACTTGTCGAAGCCCTCGGTGTACTGCCGGACGCGGCCGACGGAGGCACCGGTGGGACGCTTCCAGTCCTCGTCGCCGCCGACGCCGTAGCGCTGGTAGTGCTCCTCGATGGCGTCCTCGACGGCGTCGTCCAGCTTGTGGCCGCCGCGGGCGAGGAACTTGATGCCGTTGTCGGGCATCGCGTTGTGGCTCGCCGAGAGCATGACGCCGAAGTCGGCGCCGAGGGCGCCGGTGAGGTAGGCGACGGCGGGCGTGGGGAGGACGCCGACGCGCAGGACGTCGACACCGGCGCTGGCCAGCCCGGCGATCACGGCGGCCTCCAGGAACTCGCCGGAGGCCCGCGGGTCGCGGCCGACGACGGCGACCGGCCGGTGCCCTTCGAAGGCGCCGGCGTCACCGAGCACATGGGCCGCGGCGACCGACAGGCCGAGGGCCAGTTCGGCGGTCAGGCCCTCGTTGGCCACACCGCGCACACCGTCCGTACCGAAGAGTCGTCCCACTGTTCCGTCCTTTGTCGCCCTGCGGCGTTGCTCGGAGTTGTTCACTGCTCCCCGCCGTCCGCACCGGGCGGGGAACACGACGCCCCGGAGTACACGAGGTACTCCGGGGCGTACGGATGCACCCGGGGGCGCGTACCACCGGAGCGGCACGCACCCCCGGGGTGCAATTAACGCTTGCTGTACTGCGGCGCCTTGCGGGCCTTCTTGAGACCGGCCTTCTTGCGCTCGACGGCGCGCGAGTCACGGGTCAGGAAGCCGGCCTTCTTGAGGGCGGCGCGGTTGTTGTCCAGGTCCGCCTCGTTCAGGGCACGGGCCACGCCGAGGCGCAGCGCGTAGGCCTGACCGGAGACGCCGCCACCCGCGATGCGGGCCACGACGTCGTAACGGCCGTCGAGCTCGAGGAGCTTGAACGGCTCGTTCACGGTCTGCTGGTGCACCTTGTTGGGGAAGTAGTTCTCCAGGGTGCGACCGTTGATCTTCCACTTGCCGGTGCCGGGGACGATGCGCACGCGGGCGATCGCCTCCTTGCGACGGCCCAGGCCGGCGCCCGGGACGGCCTCGCCGAAGCGGCCGGCCAGCGACTCGCTGGTGTAGTCGGTCTCCGAGGTGTACTCCTCGACGTTCTCGTCGAAGTCGACCTCGAGGGTGTTCTCGATGGCAGTCTCGGCCACGGTGTTCCTCAGCTCCTGCTGTAAATCAGTGATGGGGTGGGGTGGCCGGAATTACTGCGCGACCTGGGTGATCTCGAACGGCACCGGCTGCTGCGCAGCGTGCGGGTGCTGGTCGCCCGAGTAGACCTTCAGCTTCGAGAGCATCTGACGGCCCAGGCTGTTCTTGGGGATCATGCCCTTGATGGCCTTCTCGACGGCCTTCTCCGGGTTCTTGTCCAGGAGGTCGTCGTAGCGGACCGAGCGGAGACCGCCCGGGAAGCCGCTGTGGCGGTAGGCGAGCTTCTGGGTCTTCTTGTTACCCGAGAGGTGCACCTTGTCCGCGTTGATGATGATGACGAAGTCACCAGTGTCAACGTGCGGCGCGTAGATCGCCTTGTGCTTGCCCCGGAGGAGGTTGGCGGCCTGGGAGGCCAGGCGGCCGAGCACGACGTCGGTCGCGTCGATGACGTGCCACTGACGCTGGACGTCGCCGGGCTTGGGGCTGTACGTACGCACGGTCGTAGCCTTCGCTTTTCAGTGAGTGAGTCCTGACAGGAGCACGCGGGACGGGTAGATCGGCCTGACCCGCCCTGGACGCAATCAGGGGAATGAGCCGCCGGTCATCGACCTGGTGTCTCCGGCGTACCGACCTCTCACGTGAGATGGAGCGAGCCAATACGCACAACAAGCGCCCAGACTACCGGGCGCGCCGGTGAGGGTCAAAAAGCCCGGCCGGGCGTCAGCGGTCGCGTACCACCCGGGCCTCGTCCCAGACC
The Kitasatospora paranensis genome window above contains:
- the glmM gene encoding phosphoglucosamine mutase; translation: MGRLFGTDGVRGVANEGLTAELALGLSVAAAHVLGDAGAFEGHRPVAVVGRDPRASGEFLEAAVIAGLASAGVDVLRVGVLPTPAVAYLTGALGADFGVMLSASHNAMPDNGIKFLARGGHKLDDAVEDAIEEHYQRYGVGGDEDWKRPTGASVGRVRQYTEGFDKYVAHLVAVLPNRLDGVRVVIDGAHGAAARVAPEAFARAGAEVVYTLGAEPNGLNINDGVGSTHLDKLQAAMKEHRADLGVALDGDADRCLAADADGNEVDGDQIIAVLAVAMKEAGTLRGNTAVATVMSNLGFKLAMEREGIDLVQTAVGDRYVLEEMKHHGFALGGEQSGHVILLDHATTGDGTLTGLMLGARLAATKQSLADLAAVMTRLPQVLINVKGVDRTRAAGCVELDAAVAAAEAELGATGRVLLRPSGTEPLVRVMVEAADEVQAKEIAERLAEAVRTHLG
- the rpsI gene encoding 30S ribosomal protein S9; the protein is MAETAIENTLEVDFDENVEEYTSETDYTSESLAGRFGEAVPGAGLGRRKEAIARVRIVPGTGKWKINGRTLENYFPNKVHQQTVNEPFKLLELDGRYDVVARIAGGGVSGQAYALRLGVARALNEADLDNNRAALKKAGFLTRDSRAVERKKAGLKKARKAPQYSKR
- the rplM gene encoding 50S ribosomal protein L13, producing the protein MRTYSPKPGDVQRQWHVIDATDVVLGRLASQAANLLRGKHKAIYAPHVDTGDFVIIINADKVHLSGNKKTQKLAYRHSGFPGGLRSVRYDDLLDKNPEKAVEKAIKGMIPKNSLGRQMLSKLKVYSGDQHPHAAQQPVPFEITQVAQ